In Leptodesmis sichuanensis A121, the following are encoded in one genomic region:
- a CDS encoding DUF2288 domain-containing protein yields MQDLREELAQTLDEAEWNWLSPHARRDSLIVVSQELNLLDVGVAIAEDDTSKVTRWIEEALIQKPSQIQLSDWNQNQMKRFNALIVQPYVLVQEI; encoded by the coding sequence ATGCAAGATCTTCGAGAAGAACTGGCTCAAACCCTGGATGAAGCAGAATGGAACTGGCTATCCCCTCATGCTCGACGAGACTCTTTAATTGTGGTGTCTCAGGAACTTAATTTGCTGGATGTCGGAGTTGCGATCGCTGAGGATGACACGTCCAAAGTCACCCGCTGGATTGAAGAAGCATTGATTCAAAAACCATCCCAGATCCAACTGAGTGATTGGAACCAAAATCAAATGAAGCGCTTTAATGCGTTGATTGTGCAGCCCTATGTACTGGTACAGGAAATTTAA
- a CDS encoding YdcF family protein — translation MTVRGLLQLPNSSTRRPPRFRKKLVSAMALFLLPMAWFSYRGIQNYLTQPQAILVLGGAPERENFAANFARQHPELPIWISSGSNIEYTEDVFSKAGISFNRLHLDRTAVDTVTNFTTLVDELRSKGITSVYLVTSDTHMGRASLVGEIVFGSRGILLKPVSVPSTHQSEPWQKTARDGARALLWVATGHTGSTLSRHFGGR, via the coding sequence ATGACCGTCAGGGGTTTGCTCCAACTACCCAATTCCTCCACTCGCCGTCCACCCCGCTTCCGTAAGAAGCTCGTTTCTGCTATGGCGCTTTTTCTGTTGCCAATGGCATGGTTCAGTTACCGAGGAATTCAGAACTACTTAACTCAACCTCAAGCCATTTTGGTACTGGGTGGCGCTCCGGAGCGAGAAAACTTTGCTGCCAATTTTGCCCGCCAACATCCTGAGCTACCAATCTGGATTTCCAGTGGCAGCAACATTGAGTACACCGAGGATGTTTTTTCAAAAGCTGGGATTAGTTTTAACCGCTTGCACCTGGATCGAACAGCGGTCGATACAGTAACTAACTTTACAACGCTGGTTGACGAATTGAGATCTAAAGGTATTACCAGTGTTTATCTGGTTACTTCCGATACTCACATGGGACGCGCTTCCCTGGTTGGGGAAATTGTCTTTGGCAGTCGAGGCATTTTGCTAAAGCCAGTGTCAGTTCCTTCAACGCATCAATCTGAACCGTGGCAAAAAACGGCCCGTGATGGGGCCAGAGCACTGTTATGGGTGGCTACCGGACATACTGGCTCGACCTTAAGTCGCCATTTTGGAGGACGGTAA
- a CDS encoding tetratricopeptide repeat protein translates to MSLLGMPRLASGQALVPHVLRLDPTKLQQQGLSLAQEAVQLAQFQQYELALQRVRLATQLAPKSPEVWSLLGGLYLQTNEIDNGITALQKAQSLDNKNSAVLFALGSAYRQKGKYSQAVEYIKAGLQIKPNVPGALFDLGNTYLMMGQLSDAIVQYEKAIAQEKNYWPAINNIGLIKYESGRIDEAIQYWKTASAIDEKAAEPRLATAVALYMKGDQQQALALAEAAIKLDNSYADLKVLKENLWGDRLLADAKKLLETPQIRAAITQAQGRSSPAQQRPTPRR, encoded by the coding sequence ATGAGTCTGCTGGGAATGCCCCGTTTAGCATCTGGGCAGGCCCTGGTGCCTCATGTCCTGCGCCTGGATCCCACCAAACTTCAGCAACAGGGTCTTAGTCTGGCCCAAGAGGCTGTTCAGCTTGCTCAGTTCCAGCAGTACGAATTGGCTTTGCAGCGAGTCAGATTAGCCACTCAATTAGCTCCTAAAAGTCCAGAAGTCTGGTCATTACTAGGAGGACTATATTTACAGACTAACGAGATAGATAACGGGATTACGGCACTTCAGAAAGCTCAATCTCTGGACAATAAAAATTCAGCGGTTCTGTTTGCGCTTGGCTCTGCTTATCGTCAGAAGGGCAAATACAGTCAGGCAGTTGAGTATATCAAAGCAGGTTTGCAAATTAAGCCGAATGTGCCAGGAGCGTTATTTGATTTAGGAAATACGTACCTAATGATGGGCCAGCTTTCGGACGCGATCGTCCAATATGAAAAGGCCATTGCTCAGGAAAAGAACTACTGGCCTGCAATCAACAATATTGGATTGATTAAATATGAATCGGGCAGAATCGATGAAGCCATCCAGTATTGGAAAACCGCCTCAGCCATTGATGAAAAAGCGGCAGAGCCTCGTCTGGCAACAGCAGTGGCGCTTTACATGAAAGGCGATCAACAGCAAGCATTAGCCCTGGCAGAAGCTGCCATCAAGCTGGATAATAGCTATGCTGATTTAAAAGTTTTGAAGGAGAATTTGTGGGGCGATCGCCTGCTGGCAGATGCCAAAAAGCTACTGGAAACCCCACAAATCCGGGCTGCCATTACTCAGGCTCAAGGGCGATCCTCTCCCGCACAGCAACGACCTACTCCTCGCAGATAG
- the thyX gene encoding FAD-dependent thymidylate synthase: protein MDRFTVEVIAQTPQPQQVIYAAMHQDYAEEFVWSERDRFPSEEKCGELVVKHLLAGNRGHYGPLEHPQIVLNCGWFPHSTMQQIRTHRVGISFDVQCLAGDTEITFVKASGALRKIRIAELYDLWTHGEKAVRERKIQGRQGEPPGQYRRDCKTRLKNMRLRVLNEETGLFETSHIRDVMCSGLQPVYRLTLEDGRTLDCTTNHRLLTTQGWQTMGEAVGLQTAPDGSVVNMTHPCAVMANGVVAVGRGLYRDKVWLNQQIHLGLSTQEIANLAACSETSVRDWAKRLGLQLNQRNTQFHKGQKPWNYRANALYRDKQWLETQLNQGSSVDQMAEAAECSIEAIKKWAYYYGLALNKRPTPFQPGFTPWNKSKSGYHLNLSASSQEKCRENAARYTQRGPESNFWKGGTSETRELIGAWTRQVAPQVHAKYNYICQRCGCRGGELHAHHLVPVFADESLAYEFENLVSLCKTCHEYIHNNNLEAEFAAAFQSTTEPKNWQAKPKPQGRKLKPHPLAVIRIEYLGWQMTYDLEVEEPWHNFVANGLVVHNSFRYTGSRILDVVAGKRDVEEVFYLRPVGAYSDRQGKRYDYTEALRQQDLEWCLQACQRYKERIDQGFAEEHARGLIPFDVRQHWVMSANVRSLMHLLDLRWKSDAQLEAQKLCETIWPHFQAWVPAIADWYETNRLKKARLAP, encoded by the coding sequence ATGGATCGGTTCACTGTTGAGGTGATTGCCCAAACTCCCCAACCACAGCAAGTGATCTATGCGGCGATGCATCAGGACTATGCCGAGGAGTTTGTCTGGAGTGAGCGCGATCGCTTCCCCAGCGAAGAAAAGTGCGGCGAACTGGTGGTCAAACATTTGCTGGCAGGAAATCGTGGTCATTATGGCCCCCTGGAGCATCCCCAAATTGTTTTAAACTGCGGCTGGTTTCCCCACAGCACCATGCAGCAAATTCGCACTCATCGTGTTGGCATTAGTTTCGATGTTCAGTGTCTAGCTGGCGATACAGAAATTACCTTCGTAAAGGCATCTGGGGCCTTAAGAAAAATCAGAATTGCTGAACTATACGACCTTTGGACTCATGGCGAGAAAGCAGTTCGAGAGCGGAAGATTCAAGGTCGTCAGGGTGAACCTCCAGGGCAATATCGTCGGGACTGTAAGACACGTCTCAAGAATATGCGCCTGAGAGTCTTGAATGAAGAGACTGGGTTATTTGAAACCAGCCATATTCGGGATGTGATGTGTAGCGGCCTACAGCCTGTTTATCGGCTCACCCTGGAAGATGGCAGAACGCTGGATTGTACAACCAATCATCGTTTACTGACTACTCAAGGGTGGCAAACAATGGGAGAGGCTGTTGGGCTACAGACTGCTCCTGACGGCAGTGTAGTGAATATGACTCATCCCTGCGCTGTTATGGCTAATGGAGTTGTGGCTGTGGGGAGAGGACTCTACCGAGATAAAGTTTGGCTGAACCAGCAAATTCATTTAGGACTTTCCACTCAAGAAATTGCTAATTTAGCCGCCTGCTCAGAAACATCCGTCAGAGACTGGGCAAAGCGCCTAGGGCTGCAACTTAATCAGAGAAATACCCAATTTCATAAAGGCCAAAAACCCTGGAATTATAGAGCGAATGCTCTGTATAGAGATAAACAATGGTTGGAAACCCAACTTAACCAGGGATCATCTGTTGATCAGATGGCTGAAGCCGCTGAATGTTCGATCGAGGCGATCAAAAAGTGGGCTTACTACTACGGTCTCGCTCTCAACAAACGCCCAACGCCATTCCAGCCAGGATTTACCCCCTGGAATAAGAGTAAGTCCGGATACCATTTGAACTTGTCGGCCAGTAGCCAGGAAAAGTGTAGAGAAAATGCTGCTCGATATACACAGCGTGGGCCAGAATCCAACTTCTGGAAAGGTGGCACTTCAGAGACACGAGAGCTAATTGGGGCATGGACACGGCAGGTTGCACCGCAAGTTCATGCGAAGTACAACTATATCTGTCAGCGTTGTGGATGCCGAGGCGGGGAACTTCATGCCCATCATTTGGTTCCTGTTTTTGCTGATGAATCGTTAGCTTATGAGTTTGAGAATTTAGTTAGTCTTTGTAAGACTTGTCACGAATACATTCATAACAATAATTTAGAGGCTGAATTTGCAGCAGCCTTTCAATCTACTACTGAACCGAAGAATTGGCAGGCTAAACCAAAACCACAGGGACGAAAGCTGAAACCTCATCCATTGGCAGTCATTAGGATTGAGTATTTGGGCTGGCAAATGACCTATGACTTGGAAGTTGAGGAGCCGTGGCACAATTTTGTAGCTAATGGGCTAGTGGTTCATAATTCCTTCCGCTATACCGGATCCCGAATTTTGGATGTCGTGGCGGGCAAGCGAGATGTTGAAGAGGTGTTTTATTTGCGCCCGGTGGGGGCTTATAGCGATCGCCAGGGCAAGCGCTATGACTACACAGAAGCATTACGTCAGCAAGATCTGGAGTGGTGTTTGCAAGCCTGTCAGCGCTACAAAGAACGGATTGATCAGGGGTTTGCCGAGGAACACGCTCGCGGCCTGATTCCCTTTGATGTGCGACAACATTGGGTGATGTCCGCAAATGTCCGATCGCTGATGCATCTGCTCGATTTGCGCTGGAAGTCTGATGCTCAGTTGGAGGCCCAAAAGCTGTGTGAAACCATCTGGCCTCACTTCCAAGCCTGGGTACCAGCGATCGCCGACTGGTATGAAACAAATCGTCTTAAGAAAGCTCGGTTAGCTCCTTAA
- a CDS encoding response regulator, whose protein sequence is MESESGYILLLAEHPRQVRVLMSLLGCSSHSVAIACSAEQAVTQVHEKPPFLIILAGDHQNWSHTLLQELRTRANAHPVTLVALTDFHAPSWIHQEENPGFDGFLVNPISSEVLSSLVQSAYTRQTCYSIR, encoded by the coding sequence ATGGAGTCAGAGTCGGGATATATTTTACTGCTGGCCGAGCATCCGCGTCAGGTGCGGGTTCTGATGTCGTTGCTTGGATGTTCCAGTCATTCAGTTGCGATCGCCTGTTCAGCAGAGCAGGCCGTTACTCAAGTGCATGAAAAACCACCTTTCTTAATTATTCTGGCAGGCGATCACCAGAACTGGTCTCATACCCTGCTGCAGGAACTGCGTACCCGTGCCAATGCTCATCCAGTAACCCTCGTCGCCTTAACTGACTTTCATGCTCCTAGTTGGATTCATCAGGAAGAAAATCCCGGATTTGACGGTTTCTTAGTCAACCCTATCAGCAGTGAAGTGTTATCCTCACTGGTTCAGTCGGCTTACACCCGCCAAACTTGTTACTCAATTCGTTAG
- a CDS encoding polysaccharide deacetylase family protein yields MQFAPLYPIVHQVLKPLFPQCLWSGNENVPTIALTFDDGPHPRYTPELLQVLDRHGVVASFFWLGVCVNRAPAIAEGIYRRGHWIGLHGYDHRSFPTLSSTELKLSLQRTQSEISRACQIPEQAILDVRPPNGFFTPKILDLLQEENYRSVMWSVVPEDWVNPGVATVVNRVLAQVKNGSIIVLHDGHCGGERVAEIVDHLIPILLRQGYRFVTIEQIWQQTSALPTKLIS; encoded by the coding sequence ATGCAATTCGCTCCTCTCTATCCGATCGTCCACCAGGTTCTGAAGCCGCTGTTTCCGCAGTGCCTGTGGTCGGGTAATGAGAACGTACCGACGATCGCGCTCACCTTTGATGATGGCCCTCACCCACGTTATACGCCTGAACTTTTGCAGGTTTTAGATCGGCACGGGGTCGTAGCCAGCTTTTTCTGGTTAGGTGTTTGTGTCAACCGGGCACCTGCGATCGCGGAAGGAATTTATCGCCGGGGACACTGGATTGGCTTACATGGTTATGACCATCGTTCCTTTCCCACCCTCTCCTCTACTGAACTGAAGCTCAGCCTGCAAAGAACTCAAAGCGAAATTTCCAGAGCCTGCCAAATCCCCGAACAAGCCATTTTAGACGTGCGGCCCCCCAATGGCTTTTTCACCCCCAAGATCCTCGATCTATTACAGGAGGAGAACTATCGTTCTGTAATGTGGAGTGTCGTCCCGGAGGATTGGGTTAATCCTGGAGTGGCTACGGTGGTCAATCGGGTTCTGGCTCAGGTGAAAAATGGCTCAATTATTGTGCTACATGATGGTCATTGTGGCGGAGAACGGGTGGCAGAGATCGTTGACCACTTAATTCCGATCCTCCTGCGACAGGGATACCGCTTCGTTACCATCGAGCAAATCTGGCAACAAACCTCTGCTCTACCCACTAAATTAATCAGTTGA
- a CDS encoding metal ABC transporter solute-binding protein, Zn/Mn family produces MLALMVGCLTSCTAMSPNPTVTGAAGVNTGTQRPKVVVTTTILCDMTKAIAEDTLDLTCLLKPGVDGHVYEAVPQDRRAIEDAQLILYSGYNFEPNLVKLIQSTSNPAPKIAVAEAAVKQPLMGEEHDHGESASEAGNQADNHGAKGDQAPDPHVWQNAANGAAMVKVIENHLAKLAPEKANLYTQNATRLATELTQIHTWIRSQIANIPVSNRKLVTTHDAMGYYAVAYGISVEGALQGISTEEKPTANRVKALVKEVKASGVPTLFAEVTVNPKLIEAVAKEANVKISEQELYSDSLGEPGSAADTYPKMLIANTKAIVEGLKGQYTAFQPR; encoded by the coding sequence GTGCTTGCCCTGATGGTCGGATGTCTGACCAGTTGTACTGCAATGTCACCCAATCCAACAGTGACAGGTGCTGCTGGAGTAAATACCGGGACGCAGCGTCCTAAAGTGGTGGTAACTACAACCATACTTTGCGATATGACTAAGGCGATCGCAGAAGATACGCTGGATCTCACCTGTTTGCTGAAGCCCGGTGTGGATGGTCATGTCTATGAAGCAGTGCCTCAAGATCGACGGGCGATCGAGGATGCTCAGTTAATTCTTTACTCTGGCTATAACTTTGAACCGAATCTGGTGAAACTCATCCAGTCCACTTCCAATCCGGCTCCCAAAATTGCGGTGGCAGAAGCGGCGGTGAAACAACCTTTGATGGGGGAGGAGCATGATCACGGAGAATCGGCTTCTGAGGCTGGCAATCAAGCAGACAATCACGGTGCCAAAGGTGATCAGGCTCCTGATCCTCATGTCTGGCAAAATGCAGCTAATGGTGCGGCAATGGTGAAAGTCATTGAAAATCACCTCGCTAAACTGGCTCCTGAAAAAGCAAATTTGTATACGCAGAATGCAACTAGATTGGCAACCGAATTGACTCAAATCCATACCTGGATTCGATCTCAAATTGCTAACATTCCGGTATCCAATCGTAAACTGGTGACAACCCATGATGCGATGGGGTACTACGCAGTAGCCTATGGAATTTCAGTGGAGGGAGCCTTACAGGGAATCAGTACGGAAGAGAAGCCGACGGCCAATCGGGTTAAAGCACTGGTGAAGGAGGTGAAGGCTTCTGGGGTGCCGACCTTGTTTGCGGAAGTGACCGTCAATCCCAAATTGATTGAGGCCGTGGCTAAGGAAGCCAATGTAAAAATTTCTGAACAGGAGCTGTACTCAGATAGTTTGGGGGAGCCAGGGTCAGCGGCAGATACCTATCCTAAAATGTTGATCGCCAATACAAAGGCGATCGTAGAAGGACTAAAAGGACAATATACAGCTTTTCAACCCAGGTAA
- a CDS encoding metal ABC transporter ATP-binding protein — translation MLEVHQLAVNYRGIRGLEAVSFRVEPGQLVGVMGPNGAGKSTMFKAMLGLVPRLGGVVQYCTCPLHCQLERVAYVPQRSQIDWDYPITVWNVVMMARTRHLGWFRRPDRASKEIVRMALEQLNLLDLRDRRIGDLSGGQQQRVFLARALAQQADLFLFDEPFTGVDKATEAIILDVLAQLRAKGKILLVSSHEWGGALSHLDRLLLLNQRLIADGSPQQVMTSENLQQAYGTPLQSCSDPDLDANLFC, via the coding sequence ATGTTAGAAGTTCATCAACTGGCTGTCAATTACCGGGGCATTCGGGGCTTGGAAGCCGTTAGTTTCCGGGTGGAACCAGGGCAATTAGTCGGTGTCATGGGGCCGAATGGTGCTGGCAAAAGCACGATGTTCAAAGCGATGCTGGGCTTGGTTCCTCGATTGGGAGGGGTAGTGCAGTACTGTACCTGTCCGCTGCATTGTCAGTTAGAGCGGGTGGCCTATGTGCCGCAGCGATCGCAAATTGACTGGGACTATCCGATCACAGTCTGGAATGTCGTGATGATGGCCCGAACCCGCCATTTAGGATGGTTTCGCCGTCCAGATCGAGCCAGCAAAGAAATTGTACGGATGGCTCTGGAGCAGTTGAATTTACTGGACTTGCGCGATCGCCGTATTGGGGATTTATCCGGAGGACAACAACAACGAGTCTTCCTGGCTCGTGCCCTGGCTCAACAAGCGGATTTGTTCCTGTTTGATGAACCCTTTACCGGAGTAGACAAAGCTACAGAAGCGATTATTCTGGATGTCCTGGCCCAACTCCGAGCCAAGGGAAAGATTTTGCTCGTCAGCAGCCATGAATGGGGCGGTGCATTATCTCATCTCGATCGCCTTTTGCTACTCAATCAGCGCTTAATTGCTGACGGTTCCCCTCAACAAGTCATGACTTCCGAAAACCTCCAGCAAGCCTATGGCACCCCCTTACAATCTTGCTCCGATCCGGATCTTGATGCCAACTTGTTTTGTTAA